The following proteins are co-located in the Leptolyngbya sp. SIO1E4 genome:
- a CDS encoding amylo-alpha-1,6-glucosidase: MTNASNPTESKSQTASDSLDLFELDGRTFAPAQQIPMPEWPCTTVQRQPPTLTLKDNDIFLITDTLGNIPGCLDEQNNTSLGLFCQDTRFLSRLELQFEGQPLILLSSTAQQGFTLSTLCANPYIEDKNIPAETIGIRRDLVLQGGLFEELALTNYGTQAVEFALSLSFGADFADLFEIRGRIRAQIGMVLRQVYPSDSKFHGSLKSPNEPPSSQTDELVLAYQGLDHLLRESRIEFYRRQPDRFEGYTAIWHLSLQPHETEVLGCRLQPLVDNQPASAVGFPANLSQAIAADTMEAQQWRESVTHIRTDNRTLNPIIERAEQDTYMLTQTFGERSILSAGIPWFSTLFGRDSIIAAMQSLILNPEIARQTLAVLASHQGTTVDDWREEEPGKMLHEFRLGEMARCDEIPHTPYYGTVDATPLWLMLYADYYAWTGDRAFLEQYWEHALAAMDWIDQSCAATGYLTYQQKSDGGLQNQGWKDSSNCIVNAKGHLAAGAIALAEVQGYVYAAKIRLSKLAQLKQIQELSDRWRNQAHALKIRFEQDFWLPDQGYCALAIDGAGNQVDSITSNPGHCLGLGIFSKAQAQSVAERLQAPDLFNGWGIRTLSSQSPAYNPMGYHVGSVWPHDTGMIAAGLRSLGLIEQSLELAQGIFEMTAQQPYSRPPELFCGFERTPDGSPVRYPVACSPQAWATGAIFQLLQIMVNLVPDAPNNCLRIIHPTLPDSVKYLSLTNLKIGQTMLDLEFEQASGATACRVVRKRGNLRVVIEV, translated from the coding sequence ATGACGAACGCTTCAAACCCGACAGAGTCTAAATCGCAAACCGCTTCAGACTCCCTCGACTTGTTTGAGTTAGATGGGCGTACTTTTGCCCCTGCCCAACAGATTCCGATGCCGGAATGGCCCTGCACCACTGTGCAGCGACAGCCACCAACGCTGACCCTTAAGGACAACGATATTTTCCTAATCACCGACACCCTGGGCAATATTCCTGGATGCTTGGATGAGCAAAACAACACCAGCCTGGGCCTCTTTTGCCAGGACACTCGCTTTCTTAGCCGTTTAGAGTTGCAATTTGAGGGACAACCCCTGATTTTGCTCAGCAGCACCGCTCAGCAAGGATTTACCCTCTCGACGCTGTGCGCGAATCCTTACATTGAGGATAAAAACATTCCCGCAGAAACCATTGGCATTCGGCGAGATCTGGTGCTGCAAGGGGGCCTATTTGAAGAATTAGCCCTCACGAATTACGGCACTCAAGCGGTTGAGTTTGCCCTGAGCCTGAGCTTTGGAGCTGATTTTGCCGATCTGTTTGAAATTCGCGGTCGCATACGGGCCCAAATCGGTATGGTGCTGCGACAGGTTTACCCGTCAGACTCCAAATTCCACGGGTCCTTAAAGTCTCCTAACGAGCCTCCGTCGAGTCAAACAGACGAGTTGGTCTTGGCCTATCAAGGGCTGGATCACTTGCTGAGGGAGTCCAGAATTGAGTTCTATCGCCGCCAGCCCGATCGCTTCGAAGGATATACCGCCATTTGGCACCTCTCGTTGCAGCCCCATGAGACTGAGGTACTGGGATGCCGTCTCCAACCGTTGGTAGACAATCAGCCTGCCTCTGCGGTGGGCTTTCCCGCCAACTTGAGTCAGGCGATCGCCGCCGACACCATGGAAGCCCAGCAGTGGCGTGAGAGCGTCACCCACATCCGAACTGATAATCGCACCCTCAACCCCATCATTGAGCGCGCTGAGCAAGACACCTACATGCTCACACAAACCTTTGGTGAGAGAAGCATTCTATCGGCAGGGATTCCCTGGTTTTCGACCTTATTTGGTCGCGACTCGATTATTGCGGCCATGCAAAGCCTGATTCTCAATCCCGAGATTGCCCGTCAGACCCTGGCCGTTTTGGCCTCGCATCAGGGCACAACGGTGGATGACTGGCGTGAAGAAGAACCGGGCAAGATGCTCCATGAGTTTCGCCTGGGAGAAATGGCTCGCTGTGACGAAATTCCCCACACGCCTTATTACGGCACGGTGGATGCGACGCCCCTCTGGCTCATGCTCTATGCCGATTACTATGCCTGGACGGGCGATCGCGCCTTTTTGGAGCAGTATTGGGAACATGCGCTGGCAGCCATGGACTGGATTGATCAGAGCTGTGCCGCAACGGGCTACCTCACCTATCAACAAAAATCGGATGGAGGGCTTCAGAATCAGGGCTGGAAAGACTCTAGCAACTGCATTGTGAACGCTAAGGGACACCTGGCAGCAGGGGCGATCGCCCTGGCGGAGGTGCAAGGGTATGTGTATGCAGCCAAAATACGCTTGAGCAAGCTCGCTCAGCTCAAGCAGATCCAGGAGTTGAGCGATCGCTGGCGCAATCAGGCTCACGCGCTCAAAATCCGCTTCGAGCAAGATTTCTGGCTGCCCGATCAAGGCTACTGTGCGCTGGCGATCGATGGGGCCGGGAACCAAGTCGATAGCATCACCTCGAATCCGGGTCACTGCCTAGGTTTGGGGATTTTCTCAAAAGCTCAGGCTCAAAGTGTCGCTGAGCGCTTACAGGCCCCAGATTTATTTAACGGTTGGGGGATTCGCACCTTGAGCAGCCAGTCACCCGCCTACAACCCAATGGGCTATCACGTGGGGTCAGTCTGGCCCCATGACACCGGCATGATCGCCGCAGGGCTGCGTTCTTTGGGCCTGATTGAGCAGTCCCTAGAGCTAGCTCAAGGCATCTTTGAGATGACGGCGCAGCAGCCCTATTCTCGACCACCAGAGCTATTCTGCGGGTTTGAGCGCACGCCAGACGGTAGCCCAGTTCGTTACCCGGTTGCCTGTTCCCCCCAAGCCTGGGCCACTGGTGCCATCTTCCAACTCTTACAGATTATGGTCAATCTGGTACCAGATGCCCCTAACAACTGTTTACGTATCATCCATCCCACCCTGCCAGACTCGGTTAAATACCTGTCCCTGACAAACCTCAAAATTGGGCAGACGATGCTCGATCTAGAGTTTGAGCAGGCCAGTGGTGCCACCGCCTGTCGGGTGGTGCGTAAACGCGGCAACCTGCGAGTTGTGATTGAGGTGTAA
- the mgsA gene encoding methylglyoxal synthase translates to MPTCIALIAHDSKKDDMVAFADRRRAILSRYQLVATGTTGQRIQQGTGLAVERMASGPLGGDTQIAARVVAGEVAAIIFLLDPLYAQPHEPDIRALLRVCEVYNVPLATNLATADAVVLQLGKSRVGHLIFNPIAGQGNPDQDLALIRRLLEPQVQLHVVLTNETQDPAEQAEAAIAAGTELVIASGGDGTVSAIAGAVMETDVPLGVIPRGTANAFAVALGIPTNIQAACETILAGTTRVVDAARCNGKPLILLTGIGLEAEMVDRANRELKNQLGVLAYLFAGVQQLHEQTPFKAIIDIEGDVTEVETSAITVANAAPATSVLAQGFGQVLVNDGLLDVTIATPENRLQGLNALTSLFAAALVNTPTNREDIIRLRAKQLRITTEPPQKVVIDGEIITAETVELVSVPDSLTVLAPLATQRVPAPIPESAEGH, encoded by the coding sequence ATGCCAACTTGTATTGCCCTCATTGCTCACGACAGTAAGAAAGACGACATGGTGGCGTTTGCTGATCGCCGCCGTGCTATTCTCTCGCGCTACCAATTAGTGGCGACTGGCACGACCGGGCAGCGCATTCAGCAGGGGACTGGGCTTGCCGTTGAGCGCATGGCCTCTGGCCCTCTAGGCGGGGATACCCAGATTGCCGCCAGGGTGGTTGCAGGTGAGGTCGCGGCCATTATCTTCCTGCTCGATCCGTTATATGCCCAACCCCATGAGCCTGATATTCGAGCACTGCTGCGGGTTTGTGAGGTGTATAACGTCCCGTTGGCGACTAATTTAGCAACGGCGGATGCTGTGGTTCTGCAGCTGGGAAAATCGCGGGTGGGTCATTTGATTTTCAATCCGATTGCAGGGCAGGGTAATCCTGATCAGGATCTGGCTTTGATTCGGCGGTTGTTGGAGCCCCAAGTACAGCTTCATGTGGTGTTGACGAACGAGACCCAAGATCCGGCGGAGCAGGCCGAGGCAGCGATCGCCGCTGGCACGGAACTTGTGATCGCCTCTGGGGGGGATGGTACGGTGTCTGCGATCGCAGGGGCAGTTATGGAAACAGACGTCCCCCTCGGGGTGATTCCCCGAGGAACCGCCAATGCCTTTGCCGTTGCGTTGGGCATTCCCACCAACATTCAGGCAGCCTGCGAAACCATCCTGGCGGGCACTACCCGGGTTGTAGATGCTGCGCGGTGTAACGGCAAACCGTTGATTTTGTTGACGGGTATCGGCCTAGAAGCGGAAATGGTCGATCGCGCGAATCGGGAATTGAAAAACCAATTGGGGGTATTGGCCTATCTGTTTGCAGGGGTGCAGCAATTGCACGAGCAAACCCCCTTCAAGGCCATTATCGATATCGAAGGGGACGTGACGGAGGTGGAAACCAGCGCCATTACCGTAGCCAATGCTGCCCCTGCAACCTCTGTTTTAGCCCAAGGGTTTGGGCAAGTGTTGGTAAACGACGGCCTGCTGGATGTCACGATCGCAACCCCCGAAAATCGCCTTCAGGGGCTAAATGCCCTTACCAGTCTGTTTGCGGCTGCCTTGGTGAATACACCGACTAATCGGGAAGACATTATTCGTCTCCGGGCCAAGCAGCTGCGGATCACGACCGAGCCTCCCCAAAAAGTGGTGATAGACGGTGAGATTATTACCGCTGAAACGGTGGAATTAGTATCCGTACCGGACTCGCTAACTGTGTTAGCGCCCCTGGCAACCCAGCGGGTCCCCGCACCCATTCCTGAATCGGCGGAAGGTCATTAA
- the aroF gene encoding 3-deoxy-7-phosphoheptulonate synthase: protein MQDAKLTAKTQATHNTVITLNDQVTVGGSDLLIVGGPCSVESLEQMETVATYLSQAPVQALRGGVYKPRTSPYAFQGLGEAGLTVLDRVRRRYHIPVITEVMAIHQIEAIAAHADVLQIGSRNMQNFDLLKALGQVNQPVVLKRGLAATLQEFMMAAEYIMSHGNPNVILCERGIRSFDNYTRNVLDLGAVVALKQLTHLPVIVDPSHAAGKRELVPALARAAIAAGADGLMVECHPVPEASVSDARQALSLEDMVTLVDSLRPIAAAVGRTVPLAQPTREPALV from the coding sequence ATGCAAGACGCAAAGCTCACCGCTAAAACCCAAGCGACTCATAACACGGTCATTACCCTCAATGACCAGGTCACCGTTGGAGGGTCAGATTTATTGATAGTCGGCGGCCCCTGTTCGGTAGAAAGCCTGGAGCAAATGGAAACGGTCGCCACTTACCTGAGTCAGGCCCCTGTCCAAGCCCTCCGAGGTGGTGTCTACAAGCCCCGCACCTCCCCCTACGCATTTCAGGGACTCGGAGAGGCGGGGTTAACGGTGTTAGATCGGGTTCGTCGCCGCTACCACATTCCAGTGATTACGGAAGTCATGGCGATTCACCAGATTGAGGCGATCGCAGCCCATGCCGATGTGCTGCAAATCGGTAGCCGTAATATGCAAAATTTCGATCTGCTAAAAGCGCTAGGGCAGGTGAATCAGCCCGTTGTGCTGAAGCGAGGGTTAGCTGCCACGCTGCAGGAATTCATGATGGCAGCTGAATATATCATGAGCCACGGTAACCCCAACGTGATTCTCTGTGAGCGGGGCATTCGCAGTTTCGACAATTACACCCGCAACGTGCTGGATCTGGGAGCCGTTGTTGCCCTTAAGCAGCTCACCCACTTGCCCGTGATCGTAGACCCCAGCCATGCAGCGGGTAAGCGAGAGCTGGTTCCGGCTTTAGCCCGGGCCGCGATCGCAGCAGGTGCCGATGGGCTCATGGTGGAATGCCATCCAGTTCCCGAGGCGTCTGTCTCCGATGCCCGCCAGGCCCTATCCCTAGAAGATATGGTGACTTTAGTCGATAGCCTGCGTCCCATTGCGGCGGCTGTGGGCCGCACCGTCCCCTTAGCCCAACCCACCCGTGAACCGGCCTTAGTGTGA
- a CDS encoding MoaD/ThiS family protein has product MATVTVTVKLYAAYQEAFGVPELTLDFPTGTMVDAVRDRLIAERPELEPWRNLTRFGINLQFVEPDTPLNSGDEVVLIPPVSGG; this is encoded by the coding sequence ATGGCAACGGTCACAGTGACGGTGAAGCTATATGCGGCATATCAGGAAGCCTTTGGAGTGCCTGAGTTAACGCTGGATTTTCCGACAGGCACGATGGTGGATGCGGTGCGCGATCGCTTGATTGCAGAACGCCCAGAGCTAGAACCGTGGCGTAACCTCACTCGTTTTGGTATCAATCTACAGTTTGTAGAGCCTGATACACCCTTGAATTCAGGCGATGAAGTCGTGCTGATTCCCCCGGTTAGTGGTGGCTAG
- a CDS encoding acetamidase/formamidase family protein — MVLVGATAVRSQAPEPLILERTGAFCVDDPYCFNRLHPDVPPIATAEPGQTVVFGARDALDGPFGPGATAEDVVAADLSLVHPLTGPVYVAGAERGDVVAVTVEDIEPDPYGYTVIAPGFGFLRDLFPDPYIANWSLDRTAAVSAEIPQVKIPFAPFTGSIGVLPGEPELEEFLSREAELAEVGGIALTPLPTGALPADLCGPEGADKDRCLRTIPPRENGGNMDVKQMQVGTTILLPCFVDGCGLFIGDVHYAQGDGEVSGTAIEMGATVTVSTEVRKGLGEQVKAPQFEGGDQLKPLAPEAFYGTTGIPVKKAGEIPPYHTYLNSEPLEPLRNLSEDLTLAARNALIDMVDYLVENHGLTREQAYVVASVAVDLRIGQLVDVPNYLVSAILPLTIFDDSEASQPSAKVATVPAP, encoded by the coding sequence ATGGTGTTAGTAGGGGCCACAGCGGTTAGAAGCCAAGCCCCCGAGCCGCTTATTTTGGAGAGAACAGGGGCCTTTTGCGTAGACGATCCCTATTGTTTTAACCGTCTGCACCCCGACGTTCCACCGATCGCGACTGCCGAACCCGGCCAAACCGTGGTGTTTGGTGCGCGTGATGCCTTGGATGGCCCGTTTGGTCCTGGCGCAACTGCAGAGGATGTGGTCGCAGCTGATTTGTCTTTAGTGCATCCCTTAACTGGCCCCGTTTATGTTGCTGGTGCAGAGCGGGGGGATGTCGTTGCAGTCACCGTCGAGGATATTGAGCCAGATCCCTACGGTTATACCGTCATTGCCCCAGGATTTGGGTTTTTGCGCGATCTCTTTCCCGATCCTTACATTGCCAACTGGAGCTTGGATCGAACCGCTGCCGTTTCTGCAGAAATTCCTCAGGTCAAGATTCCCTTTGCGCCCTTTACGGGCTCTATCGGAGTGCTGCCCGGTGAGCCAGAACTGGAAGAATTTCTGAGCCGCGAAGCAGAACTGGCTGAGGTCGGGGGGATTGCCCTAACGCCGCTGCCCACAGGAGCCCTACCAGCAGACCTTTGTGGACCTGAGGGCGCTGACAAAGATCGCTGTTTGCGTACGATTCCCCCCCGTGAAAACGGAGGCAATATGGATGTGAAGCAAATGCAGGTAGGCACCACCATTTTGCTCCCCTGTTTCGTTGATGGCTGCGGTCTGTTCATTGGCGACGTGCACTATGCCCAGGGTGATGGGGAAGTTTCTGGCACCGCGATCGAGATGGGGGCGACGGTGACCGTTTCCACTGAAGTTCGCAAAGGGCTGGGTGAGCAAGTTAAAGCCCCCCAGTTTGAAGGCGGCGATCAGCTCAAACCGCTGGCGCCAGAAGCGTTCTATGGCACCACGGGAATTCCCGTGAAAAAAGCCGGTGAAATACCGCCTTACCACACTTACCTAAACAGCGAGCCCCTAGAGCCTTTAAGGAACCTTTCAGAAGATCTGACATTGGCGGCTCGCAACGCCTTGATTGATATGGTGGACTATTTAGTAGAAAATCATGGCCTCACCCGAGAACAGGCTTACGTGGTGGCAAGCGTGGCGGTTGATTTGCGCATTGGGCAGCTGGTGGATGTGCCCAACTATCTGGTCTCAGCGATATTACCTCTGACTATCTTCGATGACAGTGAAGCGTCTCAACCTTCAGCTAAAGTTGCAACGGTGCCAGCCCCATGA
- a CDS encoding SH3 domain-containing protein: MSEATVEPRSDEPNTDAVADASPDQPDPQTDATPPSAADISDATSPETPSEATDTTGAETPAPVAETSCSAAAFVADPDPAGLNVRSGPGSDFPVIDTLPTDGPVEVTITGSAYNWLKLTTAWSMEQQELEEAGWVYAPLLSVTTRNSNPESVDAQVPLFATPDAAATARAELPNLTEVSILTCTSDWLQVKSGEAMGWLAAENQCSSPVASCP; the protein is encoded by the coding sequence ATGTCTGAGGCTACGGTAGAGCCCCGTTCGGATGAACCCAATACAGACGCTGTCGCCGACGCTTCTCCTGATCAGCCTGACCCTCAAACCGATGCAACACCCCCCTCTGCTGCAGACATCTCTGACGCTACGTCACCAGAAACTCCGAGTGAGGCCACAGACACAACTGGAGCTGAAACACCTGCTCCTGTGGCAGAAACATCCTGTTCGGCGGCGGCTTTTGTGGCAGACCCCGACCCCGCTGGTTTAAACGTTCGCAGCGGCCCTGGCAGCGATTTCCCCGTAATTGATACGCTACCCACCGATGGCCCAGTAGAAGTTACGATCACAGGCTCTGCTTATAACTGGCTGAAATTGACCACCGCCTGGAGCATGGAACAGCAGGAATTAGAAGAAGCTGGGTGGGTGTATGCTCCACTGTTAAGCGTCACCACGCGCAACAGCAATCCAGAGAGTGTCGATGCTCAGGTGCCTCTATTCGCGACGCCTGATGCTGCGGCAACGGCGAGAGCTGAGCTACCCAATCTGACCGAAGTTTCCATACTCACATGCACCAGTGACTGGCTACAGGTGAAATCGGGTGAGGCGATGGGGTGGCTTGCGGCTGAAAACCAATGCAGTAGCCCAGTCGCTAGCTGCCCTTAA
- a CDS encoding HEAT repeat domain-containing protein — MYDDDDLKIVDPEIEFDDPLDHIAPPGEAPEEPQYDPAEMLVLLDSPQAQQRMLAARAFCELEEPQAVPKLVELLKDSCPLVRVSAAYALGRNLSDSAIAPLIQQLRDWNGYVRKGIVWALGNSHNPAALNPLIDALKTDIPAVRLWAASALAQMVNVSYEAVVAAIPPIIEVMRRDPISAVRSNCAWALGQLCRELPSNVVYATAIDALIEAFAEEDDLGVREDARAAILRVGDPRGLQTIEELEQDGWF, encoded by the coding sequence ATGTATGATGATGACGACCTCAAAATCGTAGATCCAGAGATCGAGTTTGACGATCCGCTGGATCATATTGCTCCGCCTGGTGAAGCCCCCGAGGAACCTCAGTATGATCCAGCAGAGATGTTGGTGCTCCTCGATTCTCCCCAGGCACAGCAGCGCATGTTGGCAGCTCGTGCCTTTTGTGAGTTAGAAGAACCTCAGGCCGTGCCTAAGCTGGTGGAGCTGTTAAAGGATAGCTGCCCTTTGGTGCGAGTTAGTGCTGCCTATGCTCTAGGGCGAAACCTTAGCGACAGTGCGATCGCGCCTTTGATTCAGCAGCTCCGGGACTGGAATGGGTACGTCCGCAAGGGAATTGTGTGGGCGTTAGGGAACAGCCACAATCCAGCCGCTTTAAACCCATTGATTGATGCCCTAAAAACGGATATTCCAGCGGTTCGTCTCTGGGCGGCGAGTGCGCTTGCCCAAATGGTCAATGTCAGTTACGAAGCCGTTGTAGCGGCTATCCCTCCCATCATTGAAGTGATGCGTCGAGATCCGATTTCTGCGGTTCGCAGTAACTGTGCCTGGGCGTTGGGGCAACTCTGCCGTGAACTACCGTCTAATGTGGTGTACGCAACCGCGATCGATGCCCTAATCGAAGCCTTTGCCGAAGAGGATGATCTAGGCGTTCGAGAAGATGCCCGCGCGGCTATTTTGAGGGTGGGTGACCCCCGTGGGCTACAAACGATTGAAGAGCTGGAGCAAGATGGCTGGTTTTAA
- a CDS encoding lipase family protein — MLDKKLALTCARLSQEVYGDFSTARFESISNTSEVVATFVESEDEGKTDTQVAMLYQAETPELYIVFRGSDKSIDWINNLQFRQQVYRYGDETTTNVRFHRGFMAAYFSVRDRLQTEVRKYPNATLTITGHSLGGAVATIAALDLQYNITQHTGQSIRLYTFGAPRVGNAALINSFRQRVPQSYRFIYGWDIVTRIPRSWQGYGDIPEEQRLGSRWTWKFVSRRFTDHYISNYVNSLGK, encoded by the coding sequence ATGTTAGATAAAAAACTTGCTTTGACCTGTGCTCGCCTCAGCCAGGAAGTCTATGGGGATTTTTCGACGGCGCGCTTCGAGAGCATATCAAACACGTCAGAAGTGGTGGCTACTTTCGTTGAGAGCGAAGATGAGGGAAAAACAGATACCCAAGTCGCAATGCTTTACCAGGCAGAAACGCCAGAGTTATATATTGTTTTTCGAGGCTCTGACAAGAGCATTGACTGGATCAATAATCTCCAGTTTCGCCAGCAAGTTTACCGCTATGGGGATGAAACTACGACGAATGTACGCTTCCATCGGGGGTTTATGGCCGCGTATTTTTCAGTGCGCGATCGCCTGCAGACCGAGGTTCGCAAATACCCGAACGCGACCCTGACCATTACAGGGCATAGTTTGGGCGGAGCCGTTGCCACTATCGCAGCCCTAGATTTGCAGTACAACATTACTCAGCACACGGGGCAGTCGATACGGCTGTATACCTTCGGAGCCCCTCGGGTTGGCAACGCAGCACTCATCAATTCGTTTCGACAGCGGGTGCCTCAGAGTTACCGATTCATCTACGGATGGGATATTGTTACCCGCATCCCCCGGTCATGGCAAGGATATGGCGATATCCCAGAAGAGCAGCGACTCGGAAGCCGTTGGACCTGGAAATTTGTGAGTCGCCGTTTTACAGACCATTACATTAGCAACTATGTCAATTCCCTAGGCAAATAG
- a CDS encoding cobyrinic acid a,c-diamide synthase, with protein sequence MVFVRPNVDPVFSALPQAARTWLRELPWAHRRHILSLCQIMSASSPEMQAEFLDSYTSDGLLSQVTRDQDTRQKVSQYLEQFHIQTQLTDSVLRDYIRQLYRHIGEDIHQQPDLYLKSVLKLAVNPQEKSSLLNYVLGFELIQTMFQMSWAQQERLYHLQTNQEEFLRQYIKPIQATHRANGIIVPRDEGQFFARRSYFVKRPCIEKTPLVALVMATFTTAAVIQFGFSIIRMPNAFEFDYEYIFAAEPVDAIVE encoded by the coding sequence ATGGTTTTCGTACGACCTAATGTAGACCCAGTCTTTAGTGCGTTACCTCAAGCGGCACGAACTTGGTTGAGGGAGTTGCCGTGGGCACATCGTCGTCATATCTTGTCGTTGTGCCAAATTATGTCTGCATCGTCTCCAGAAATGCAGGCAGAATTTCTCGATAGCTATACCTCAGATGGCCTGCTCTCTCAGGTCACCCGAGACCAAGACACACGGCAAAAGGTGAGTCAGTATCTGGAACAGTTTCACATTCAGACACAACTCACAGACTCTGTTCTACGAGACTATATTCGTCAGCTTTATCGTCACATTGGTGAAGATATCCACCAACAGCCAGATCTGTATCTAAAATCAGTCCTCAAACTGGCAGTAAACCCTCAAGAAAAAAGCAGTTTACTTAATTATGTTTTAGGGTTTGAACTCATACAAACCATGTTCCAGATGAGTTGGGCACAGCAGGAGCGCCTCTACCATTTGCAGACAAATCAGGAAGAATTCCTCCGGCAGTATATCAAACCCATCCAAGCGACCCATCGCGCCAACGGCATCATCGTACCGCGCGATGAAGGTCAGTTTTTTGCCCGTCGTAGCTATTTTGTGAAACGACCGTGCATTGAGAAGACGCCTTTGGTTGCGCTGGTGATGGCCACCTTTACGACTGCAGCTGTCATTCAATTCGGCTTTTCGATTATCCGCATGCCAAACGCGTTCGAGTTTGATTACGAGTACATTTTTGCTGCGGAACCCGTTGACGCCATTGTTGAGTGA
- a CDS encoding NAD(P)H-quinone oxidoreductase subunit L: MLTDLPLSTDLLITLALYGAIAGAYLLVLPAALLFYLKARWHKVSSLERFFLYGLMFAFFPGMLLLSPFVNFRPQPRSLTP, from the coding sequence ATGCTTACAGACCTGCCTCTCTCAACTGATTTGCTCATAACGCTGGCATTGTATGGGGCGATAGCAGGGGCCTACCTGCTGGTTCTTCCTGCGGCGCTATTGTTTTACTTGAAAGCACGCTGGCACAAGGTTAGCTCCTTAGAGCGGTTTTTCCTGTATGGCCTCATGTTTGCGTTTTTCCCAGGGATGCTATTGCTCAGCCCCTTTGTAAATTTCCGACCTCAGCCGCGCTCCTTGACCCCTTAA